A window of Juglans regia cultivar Chandler chromosome 7, Walnut 2.0, whole genome shotgun sequence contains these coding sequences:
- the LOC109012957 gene encoding protein transport protein Sec24-like At4g32640, giving the protein MAAFLPPGAPRPRSGNDNPSQPPPPNYNPNLNPNSLADNLNNLNLNRPPSMPSSAPRASPFGQPPHFPSPASLPGVPVGSPPFSRPGPPPGALSRPAVPPTGPPQSTLPPNVLPPVRPTGPPTGQPSFIGSRTPPGSLPSSGGNNVPPTYAAPHPGAFPSSGFPSRPVGSAAAPPSTRPSSASPPLTTGPAFPHSSAPSGYVTNGPPAFMSGASPGGPRFPPAGRAPQPPIGPPLTLGSAGAAPQAQSMHSFPASPAVVASPGPPVQPASPFFAPPGPPAQPASPFSAPPQGVPLPPGSYGPPTWPVQPGQVGPSQPLSGSVQPPRMFGMPPPPQPNQSMTAIPALSQTGAPVSGTSKIDPNQIPRPIPSSSSILYETRQGNQANPPPPATSDYIVRDTGNCSPRYMRSTISQIPCTADLLTTSGMQLALLIQPLALPHPSEEPIQVVDFADIGPVRCSRCKAYINPFMKFIDQGRRFICNICGYTDETPRDYHCNLGPDGRRRDADERPELCRGTVEFVATKEYMVRDPMPAVYFFLIDVSMNAIQTGATAAACSAISQVISDLPEGPRTMVGIATFDSTIHFYNLKRALQQPLMLIVPDVQDVYTPLQTDVVVQLSECRQHLELLLESIPNMFQNNRTAESAFGAAVQAAFLAIKSSGGKLLVFQSVLPSTGIGSLSAREAEGRTNISAGEKEAHKLLQPVDKTLKTMAIDFAEYQVCVDIFVTTQSYIDIASISVIPRTTGGQVYYYYPFSALSDPAKLYNDLRWNITRPQGFEAVMRVRCSQGIQVQDYHGNFCKRIPTDVDLPGIDCDKTIMVTLKHDDKLQDGSECSFQCALLYTTVYGQRRIRITTLSLPCTSMLSNLFRSADLDTQFACFLKQAANKIPSIPLLQVREQVTNLCINVLLSYRKFCATVTSSGQLILPEALKLLPLYTLALMKSVGLRNDGRIDDRSIWIECVSYLSTPLAIPLVYPRMVAIHNLKQKDENECLVSPVIPLSSEHVTDDGIYLLENGVDCLIYIGNSVESNILQLLFGISSAEEIPTQFVLQQFDNPLSQKVNDLVNEIRRQRCSYLRIKLCKKGDPSGALFYSHLVEDKNPSGPSYVEFLVYVHREIQMKMSS; this is encoded by the exons ATGGCAGCTTTCCTGCCTCCTGGAGCACCTAGGCCCAGGAGTGGTAACGATAACCCATCACAACCTCCACCCCCTAATTACAACCCTAACTTGAATCCCAATTCACTAGCAGATAATTTGAATAATCTCAATCTCAATCGGCCACCTTCGATGCCGAGTTCGGCCCCCAGGGCTTCCCCTTTTGGTCAACCACCTCATTTCCCTTCACCAGCCTCTCTGCCTGGGGTTCCTGTTGGGTCCCCACCATTCTCTCGGCCTGGTCCTCCACCCGGTGCACTTTCAAGACCTGCAGTTCCTCCAACAGGACCCCCACAGTCAACATTGCCTCCTAATGTGCTCCCGCCGGTAAGACCCACGGGGCCACCCACTGGCCAGCCATCATTTATTGGGTCCAGAACCCCTCCTGGGTCTTTGCCATCGTCGGGTGGCAATAATGTACCACCCACTTATGCGGCACCACATCCCGGTGCTTTCCCATCTTCAGGTTTTCCAAGCCGTCCAGTTGGTTCAGCAGCAGCACCACCAAGTACTCGCCCAAGCAGTGCCTCTCCTCCTTTGACCACTGGTCCGGCTTTCCCTCATTCAAGTGCACCGAGTGGTTATGTGACTAATGGGCCACCAGCATTCATGTCAGGGGCTTCACCTGGTGGGCCCCGCTTTCCTCCAGCTGGCAGAGCACCACAACCACCCATTGGTCCTCCGCTGACATTGGGGTCGGCTGGGGCAGCTCCTCAGGCTCAAAGCATGCATTCTTTTCCGGCAAGTCCAGCAGTTGTTGCTTCACCGGGTCCTCCTGTACAGCCTGCATCGCCATTTTTTGCTCCGCCAGGTCCTCCTGCACAACCAGCATCACCATTTTCAGCACCTCCGCAAGGTGTACCACTGCCTCCAGGTTCTTATGGGCCACCAACATGGCCAGTGCAGCCCGGACAA GTGGGTCCATCTCAACCACTATCTGGTTCAGTACAGCCACCTAGGATGTTTGGAATGCCACCACCACCTCAACCAAATCAATCCATGACTGCTATACCTGCACTGAGTCAAACAGGAGCCCCGGTGTCAGGGACATCGAAGATTGATCCCAATCAAATTCCACGGCCCATTCCAAGTTCCTCTTCTATCTTGTATGAAACTCGTCAAGGCAACCAGGCTAATCCTCCTCCG CCTGCTACAAGCGATTACATTGTCAGAGACACAGGAAATTGCAGTCCTCGCTACATGAGGTCTACCATTAGTCAG ATTCCATGTACTGCTGACCTCTTGACAACATCAGGGATGCAGTTAGCCTTGTTGATCCAACCTTTGGCCCTTCCTCATCCATCTGAGGAGCCTATACAa GTTGTAGATTTTGCGGATATTGGTCCTGTTCGATGTTCTCGCTGCAAAGCCTACATCAATCCTTTCATGAAGTTCATCGATCAGGGAAGGCGGTTCATCTGCAACATTTGTG GATATACTGATGAGACTCCCCGTGACTACCACTGCAACCTGGGTCCAGATGGTAGGCGTAGGGATGCTGATGAAAGGCCTGAGCTATGCAGAGGAACAGTTGAATTTGTTGCTACCAAGGAATACATG GTGCGTGATCCCATGCCGGCTGTTTATTTCTTCCTCATCGATGTATCCATGAATGCGATACAAACTGGGGCAACTGCAGCAGCATGCAGTGCAATCAGTCAAGTTATTTCTGATCTTCCA GAAGGTCCTCGGACGATGGTTGGAATTGCTACATTTGACTCCACCATCcatttttacaatttgaaacGTGCACTGCAACAG CCACTAATGCTCATTGTTCCTGATGTCCAAGATGTTTATACTCCTCTGCAGACTGATGTTGTTGTTCAGCTCTCTGAG TGCCGTCAACATTTAGAGCTATTGCTGGAAAGCATTCCAAACATGTTTCAGAACAACAGAACTGCTGAATCAGCCTTTGGTGCTGCAGTCCAG GCTGCTTTTTTGGCAATAAAGAGTAGCGGAGGAAAACTGTTGGTATTTCAATCGG TCTTGCCATCAACTGGCATTGGATCACTTTCTGCTAGAGAGGCTGAAGGGCGAACTAATATTTCTGCAGGGGAGAAG GAGGCCCACAAATTACTCCAACCGGTAGACAAAACTTTAAAGACAATGGCAATTGATTTTGCTGAGTATCAG GTGTGTgttgatatttttgttactacCCAGTCTTACATAGACATTGCTTCCATCTCTGTCATACCAAGAACCACTGGAGGACAG gtttattattattacccgTTCTCAGCTCTTTCTGATCCTGCAAAGCTTTACAACGATCTTAGATGGAATATAACTAGGCCTCAAGGTTTTGAGGCAGTGATGCGTGTGAGGTGCAGTCAG GGTATTCAAGTTCAAGACTACCATGGAAACTTTTGCAAACGCATACCAACAGATGTTGACCTACCTGGG ATTGATTGTGACAAAACCATAATGGTAACCTTAAAACATGATGATAAGTTGCAGGATGGCTCAGAATGCTCTTTCCAG TGCGCCCTTCTTTACACTACTGTGTATGGCCAAAGAAGAATTCGGATTACAACTTTATCCCTCCCTTGCACCAGTATGCTAAGTAATCTTTTCCGCTCAGCTGACTTGGACACTCAATTTGCATGTTTCTTGAAACAAG CGGCAAATAAAATTCCTTCCATTCCACTCTTGCAAGTCCGGGAACAAGTGACAAATCTTTGCATCAACGTTCTTCTTTCTTATCGTAAATTTTGTGCGACAGTAACATCGTCGGGGCAGCTTATCCTTCCTGAGGCACTTAAGCTCCTTCCTCTATACACCCTTG cATTAATGAAAAGTGTAGGACTGCGAAATGATGGGAGAATAGATGATCGGTCTATTTGGATTGAGTGCGTTTCCTACCTTTCTACTCCTTTGGCAATTCCACTGGTATATCCCAGGATGGTGGCGATCCATAACCTTAAGCAAAAG GATGAAAATGAATGTCTTGTTTCTCCGGTGATTCCACTTTCAAGTGAGCATGTTACTGATGATGGAATTTATCTTCTTGAGAATGGTGTGGACTGTTTGATATATATTGGGAACTCAGTGGAGTCAAATATCTTGCAATTACTGTTTGGCATCTCCTCGGCTGAAGAAATTCCTACTCAG
- the LOC109009796 gene encoding probable serine incorporator codes for MRVSSGAQEATAVDIRLENTEVVSQEEVSLEQKNVDYSAERKQTLQARYTYGTIFLITNLMAWFVRDYGQKVLPQLHYPTACGTEGHDCFRTLGVLRVSLGCFIFFFLMFLTTSKTRKLFQVRNTWHSRWWAFKFFLFAVSVTVPFFFSPDFIQLYGEFARVGAGIFLILQLVSVIQFIHWWNNYWMPDKERKQSCSLGLLMSTIFYIASICGIVSMYPLYAQRLLCTLNIFFITWTAILLIVMMVVSLHSKVNRGLLSSGIMASYIVFLCWSAIRSEPATSKCNTHKPVNGNGDWTTIVGFLIAICAIVMATFSTGIDSKSFQFRKDEVQQEDDIPYTYGFFHLVFSLGAMYFAMLFISWNLNNSARKWSIDVGWASTWVKIVNEWFAATIYLWTLISPVVIQNKVMDHVEPVQQIDESAMP; via the exons ATGAGAGTGTCGAGTGGAGCACAAGAAGCTACTGCAGTAGATATCAGGCTTGAAAACACTGAGGTTGTCTCTCAGGAAGAAGTATCTTTGGAGCAAAAGAACGTTGACTACTCAGCAGAAAGGAAACAGACACTGCAAGCGCGTTATACGTATGGTACCATCTTCTTGATAACAAATCTTATGGCTTGGTTTGTCCGCGACTATGGGCAAAAGGTTTTACCTCAGCTACACT ACCCAACAGCTTGTGGTACCGAGGGGCACGATTGTTTTCGGACACTGGGAGTACTTCGCGTGAGTTTAGGATGTTTT atatttttctttctaatgtTTCTTACTACATCTAAAACAAGGAAATTGTTTCAAGTTCGCAATACCTGGCATTCAAGATGGTGGGCGTTTAAGTTTTTCCTGTTTGCCGTATCAGTGACAGTTCCATTCTTCTTCTCTCcagattttattcaattatatg GTGAATTTGCTCGTGTTGGTGCAGG GATTTTTCTCATCCTACAACTTGTAAGTGTTATCCAGTTTATCCATTGGTGGAATAATTACTGGATGCCTGATAAGGAAAGGAAGCAAAG CTGCTCCCTTGGGTTATTAATGTCTACGATTTTCTACATTGCTTCCATATGTGGAATTGTGTCAATGTACCCGTTATATGCGCAAAGACTTTTGTGCACActcaacatatttttcatcacATGGACTGCAATTCTGCTAATTGTGATGATGGTAGTATCCTTGCATTCAAAG GTCAACCGAGGTCTTTTATCTTCAGGGATAATGGCATCTTACATTGTTTTCCTCTGTTGGTCAGCAATCAGAAG TGAACCTGCCACTTCCAAATGCAACACACACAAGCCAGTGAATGGAAATGGTGATTGGACCACCATAGTT GGCTTCCTGATAGCAATATGTGCAATTGTCATGGCAACCTTTTCCACCGGGATTGATTCAAAATCATTTCAG TTCCGCAAAGATGAAGTTCAACAGGAAGATGATATTCCTTACACGTATGGATTTTTCCATCTGGTATTCTCCTTGGGAGCCATGTATTTTGCGATGTTATTCATCAGTTGGAACCTAAATAACTCGGCCAGAAA GTGGAGCATTGATGTTGGCTGGGCAAGTACATGGGTGAAAATAGTCAATGAGTGGTTTGCTGCCACTATATACT TGTGGACTCTGATCTCCCCAGTCGTGATACAGAACAAAGTCATGGATCATGTTGAGCCTGTGCAACAGATAGATGAGTCAGCTATGCCATGA